A single region of the Mustela lutreola isolate mMusLut2 chromosome 2, mMusLut2.pri, whole genome shotgun sequence genome encodes:
- the SSBP4 gene encoding single-stranded DNA-binding protein 4 isoform X2, protein MYAKGGKGSAVPSDSQAREKLALYVYEYLLHVGAQKSAQTFLSEIRWEKNITLGEPPGFLHSWWCVFWDLYCAAPDRREACEHSNEAKAFQDYSAVAAPSPVMGSMAPNDAMAAGPMAPGFFQPFMSPRFPGGPRPTLRMPSQPPVGLPGSQPLLPGTMEPSPRAQGHPSLGPMQRVTPPRGMASIGPQNYGGGMRPPPNSLAGPGLPTMNMGPGVRGPWASPSGNSIPYSSSSPGSYTGPPGGGGPPGTPIMPSPGDSTNSSENMYTIMNPIGPGAGRANFPLGPGPEGPMAAMSAMEPHHVNGSLGSGDMDGLPKSSPGAVAGLSNAPDDGEMAAAGTFLHPFPSESVSDCVDSPPAAASGRRGLAGRPRRGGRGARARP, encoded by the exons ATGTACGCCAAGGGGGGCAAGGGCTCGGCCGTGCCCTCCGACAGCCAGGCCCGCGAGAA GTTGGCGCTCTATGTGTACGAGTACCTGCTGCACGTCGGTGCCCAGAAGTCAGCCCAGACCTTTCTTTCCGAG ATCCGATGGGAGAAGAACATTACGCTGGGGGAGCCCCCAGGCTTCCTGCATTCCTGGTGGTG CGTGTTCTGGGACTTGTACTGTGCAGCACCTGACCGCAGAGAGGCGTGTGAGCACTCGAATGAGGCCAAGGCCTTCCAGGACTAC AGTGCTGTAGCGGCCCCCAGTCCTGTGATGGGGAGCATGGCCCCCAACGACGCGATGGCAGCAGGCCCCATGGCCCCCGGCTTCTTCCAG CCCTTCATGTCACCGCGGTTCCCAGGGGGCCCCCGGCCCACCCTGCGGATGCCGAGTCAG CCTCCTGTGGGGCTccctggctcccagcccctcctccctggcaCCATGGAACCCTCCCCGCGTGCTCAGG gaCATCCTAGCCTGGGCCCGATGCAGAGAGTGACACCTCCACGGGGCATGGCCAGCATTGGACCCCAG AACTACGGAGGTGGCATGCGGCCCCCACCCAACTCCCTCGCTGGCCCGGGCCTGCCCACCATGAACAT GGGCCCTGGAGTGCGAGGCCCCTGGGCCAGCCCCAGTGGAAACTCG ATTCcctattcctcctcctcccccggcAGCTACACG GGACCCCCAGGAGGAGGTGGGCCCCCTGGAACACCCATCATGCCCAGCCCTGGAG ACTCCACCAACTCCAGCGAGAACATGTACACTATCATGAACCCTATTGGGCCGGGCGCCGGCAGGGCTAAT TTCCCGCTTGGCCCTGGTCCGGAGGGCCCCATGGCGGCCATGAGTGCGATGGAACCTCACCACGTGAACGGATCCCTGG GCTCGGGCGATATGGACGGGTTGCCGAAG AGCTCCCCCGGCGCCGTGGCCGGCCTGAGCAACGCCCCGGACGACGGTGAGATGGCGGCTGCCGGGACCTTCCTGCACCCGTTCCCGAGCGAAAGCGTAAGCGACTGCGTCGACTCCCCCCCCGCGGCGGCGTCGGGCCGGAGGGGCCTGGCGGGCAGGCCCCGGCGGGGCGGCCGGGGGGCAAGAGCAAGACCGTGA
- the SSBP4 gene encoding single-stranded DNA-binding protein 4 isoform X3, whose protein sequence is MYAKGGKGSAVPSDSQAREKLALYVYEYLLHVGAQKSAQTFLSEIRWEKNITLGEPPGFLHSWWCVFWDLYCAAPDRREACEHSNEAKAFQDYSAVAAPSPVMGSMAPNDAMAAGPMAPGFFQGPPGSQQPPHNPNAPMMGPHVQPFMSPRFPGGPRPTLRMPSQPPVGLPGSQPLLPGTMEPSPRAQGHPSLGPMQRVTPPRGMASIGPQNYGGGMRPPPNSLAGPGLPTMNMGPGVRGPWASPSGNSIPYSSSSPGSYTGPPGGGGPPGTPIMPSPGDSTNSSENMYTIMNPIGPGAGRANFPLGPGPEGPMAAMSAMEPHHVNGSLGSGDMDGLPKSSPGAVAGLSNAPDDGEMAAAGTFLHPFPSESYSPGMTMSV, encoded by the exons ATGTACGCCAAGGGGGGCAAGGGCTCGGCCGTGCCCTCCGACAGCCAGGCCCGCGAGAA GTTGGCGCTCTATGTGTACGAGTACCTGCTGCACGTCGGTGCCCAGAAGTCAGCCCAGACCTTTCTTTCCGAG ATCCGATGGGAGAAGAACATTACGCTGGGGGAGCCCCCAGGCTTCCTGCATTCCTGGTGGTG CGTGTTCTGGGACTTGTACTGTGCAGCACCTGACCGCAGAGAGGCGTGTGAGCACTCGAATGAGGCCAAGGCCTTCCAGGACTAC AGTGCTGTAGCGGCCCCCAGTCCTGTGATGGGGAGCATGGCCCCCAACGACGCGATGGCAGCAGGCCCCATGGCCCCCGGCTTCTTCCAG GGCCCCCCCGGCTCCCAGCAACCCCCCCACAACCCCAACGCCCCCATGATGGGGCCTCATGTTCAG CCCTTCATGTCACCGCGGTTCCCAGGGGGCCCCCGGCCCACCCTGCGGATGCCGAGTCAG CCTCCTGTGGGGCTccctggctcccagcccctcctccctggcaCCATGGAACCCTCCCCGCGTGCTCAGG gaCATCCTAGCCTGGGCCCGATGCAGAGAGTGACACCTCCACGGGGCATGGCCAGCATTGGACCCCAG AACTACGGAGGTGGCATGCGGCCCCCACCCAACTCCCTCGCTGGCCCGGGCCTGCCCACCATGAACAT GGGCCCTGGAGTGCGAGGCCCCTGGGCCAGCCCCAGTGGAAACTCG ATTCcctattcctcctcctcccccggcAGCTACACG GGACCCCCAGGAGGAGGTGGGCCCCCTGGAACACCCATCATGCCCAGCCCTGGAG ACTCCACCAACTCCAGCGAGAACATGTACACTATCATGAACCCTATTGGGCCGGGCGCCGGCAGGGCTAAT TTCCCGCTTGGCCCTGGTCCGGAGGGCCCCATGGCGGCCATGAGTGCGATGGAACCTCACCACGTGAACGGATCCCTGG GCTCGGGCGATATGGACGGGTTGCCGAAG AGCTCCCCCGGCGCCGTGGCCGGCCTGAGCAACGCCCCGGACGACGGTGAGATGGCGGCTGCCGGGACCTTCCTGCACCCGTTCCCGAGCGAAAGC TACTCGCCCGGGATGACCATGAGCGTGTGA
- the SSBP4 gene encoding single-stranded DNA-binding protein 4 isoform X6 has protein sequence MYAKGGKGSAVPSDSQAREKLALYVYEYLLHVGAQKSAQTFLSEIRWEKNITLGEPPGFLHSWWCVFWDLYCAAPDRREACEHSNEAKAFQDYSAVAAPSPVMGSMAPNDAMAAGPMAPGFFQPPVGLPGSQPLLPGTMEPSPRAQGHPSLGPMQRVTPPRGMASIGPQNYGGGMRPPPNSLAGPGLPTMNMGPGVRGPWASPSGNSIPYSSSSPGSYTGPPGGGGPPGTPIMPSPGDSTNSSENMYTIMNPIGPGAGRANFPLGPGPEGPMAAMSAMEPHHVNGSLGSGDMDGLPKSSPGAVAGLSNAPDDGEMAAAGTFLHPFPSESYSPGMTMSV, from the exons ATGTACGCCAAGGGGGGCAAGGGCTCGGCCGTGCCCTCCGACAGCCAGGCCCGCGAGAA GTTGGCGCTCTATGTGTACGAGTACCTGCTGCACGTCGGTGCCCAGAAGTCAGCCCAGACCTTTCTTTCCGAG ATCCGATGGGAGAAGAACATTACGCTGGGGGAGCCCCCAGGCTTCCTGCATTCCTGGTGGTG CGTGTTCTGGGACTTGTACTGTGCAGCACCTGACCGCAGAGAGGCGTGTGAGCACTCGAATGAGGCCAAGGCCTTCCAGGACTAC AGTGCTGTAGCGGCCCCCAGTCCTGTGATGGGGAGCATGGCCCCCAACGACGCGATGGCAGCAGGCCCCATGGCCCCCGGCTTCTTCCAG CCTCCTGTGGGGCTccctggctcccagcccctcctccctggcaCCATGGAACCCTCCCCGCGTGCTCAGG gaCATCCTAGCCTGGGCCCGATGCAGAGAGTGACACCTCCACGGGGCATGGCCAGCATTGGACCCCAG AACTACGGAGGTGGCATGCGGCCCCCACCCAACTCCCTCGCTGGCCCGGGCCTGCCCACCATGAACAT GGGCCCTGGAGTGCGAGGCCCCTGGGCCAGCCCCAGTGGAAACTCG ATTCcctattcctcctcctcccccggcAGCTACACG GGACCCCCAGGAGGAGGTGGGCCCCCTGGAACACCCATCATGCCCAGCCCTGGAG ACTCCACCAACTCCAGCGAGAACATGTACACTATCATGAACCCTATTGGGCCGGGCGCCGGCAGGGCTAAT TTCCCGCTTGGCCCTGGTCCGGAGGGCCCCATGGCGGCCATGAGTGCGATGGAACCTCACCACGTGAACGGATCCCTGG GCTCGGGCGATATGGACGGGTTGCCGAAG AGCTCCCCCGGCGCCGTGGCCGGCCTGAGCAACGCCCCGGACGACGGTGAGATGGCGGCTGCCGGGACCTTCCTGCACCCGTTCCCGAGCGAAAGC TACTCGCCCGGGATGACCATGAGCGTGTGA
- the SSBP4 gene encoding single-stranded DNA-binding protein 4 isoform X5 — MYAKGGKGSAVPSDSQAREKLALYVYEYLLHVGAQKSAQTFLSEIRWEKNITLGEPPGFLHSWWCVFWDLYCAAPDRREACEHSNEAKAFQDYSAVAAPSPVMGSMAPNDAMAAGPMAPGFFQPFMSPRFPGGPRPTLRMPSQPPVGLPGSQPLLPGTMEPSPRAQGHPSLGPMQRVTPPRGMASIGPQNYGGGMRPPPNSLAGPGLPTMNMGPGVRGPWASPSGNSIPYSSSSPGSYTGPPGGGGPPGTPIMPSPGDSTNSSENMYTIMNPIGPGAGRANFPLGPGPEGPMAAMSAMEPHHVNGSLGSGDMDGLPKSSPGAVAGLSNAPDDGEMAAAGTFLHPFPSESYSPGMTMSV, encoded by the exons ATGTACGCCAAGGGGGGCAAGGGCTCGGCCGTGCCCTCCGACAGCCAGGCCCGCGAGAA GTTGGCGCTCTATGTGTACGAGTACCTGCTGCACGTCGGTGCCCAGAAGTCAGCCCAGACCTTTCTTTCCGAG ATCCGATGGGAGAAGAACATTACGCTGGGGGAGCCCCCAGGCTTCCTGCATTCCTGGTGGTG CGTGTTCTGGGACTTGTACTGTGCAGCACCTGACCGCAGAGAGGCGTGTGAGCACTCGAATGAGGCCAAGGCCTTCCAGGACTAC AGTGCTGTAGCGGCCCCCAGTCCTGTGATGGGGAGCATGGCCCCCAACGACGCGATGGCAGCAGGCCCCATGGCCCCCGGCTTCTTCCAG CCCTTCATGTCACCGCGGTTCCCAGGGGGCCCCCGGCCCACCCTGCGGATGCCGAGTCAG CCTCCTGTGGGGCTccctggctcccagcccctcctccctggcaCCATGGAACCCTCCCCGCGTGCTCAGG gaCATCCTAGCCTGGGCCCGATGCAGAGAGTGACACCTCCACGGGGCATGGCCAGCATTGGACCCCAG AACTACGGAGGTGGCATGCGGCCCCCACCCAACTCCCTCGCTGGCCCGGGCCTGCCCACCATGAACAT GGGCCCTGGAGTGCGAGGCCCCTGGGCCAGCCCCAGTGGAAACTCG ATTCcctattcctcctcctcccccggcAGCTACACG GGACCCCCAGGAGGAGGTGGGCCCCCTGGAACACCCATCATGCCCAGCCCTGGAG ACTCCACCAACTCCAGCGAGAACATGTACACTATCATGAACCCTATTGGGCCGGGCGCCGGCAGGGCTAAT TTCCCGCTTGGCCCTGGTCCGGAGGGCCCCATGGCGGCCATGAGTGCGATGGAACCTCACCACGTGAACGGATCCCTGG GCTCGGGCGATATGGACGGGTTGCCGAAG AGCTCCCCCGGCGCCGTGGCCGGCCTGAGCAACGCCCCGGACGACGGTGAGATGGCGGCTGCCGGGACCTTCCTGCACCCGTTCCCGAGCGAAAGC TACTCGCCCGGGATGACCATGAGCGTGTGA
- the SSBP4 gene encoding single-stranded DNA-binding protein 4 isoform X1, whose protein sequence is MYAKGGKGSAVPSDSQAREKLALYVYEYLLHVGAQKSAQTFLSEIRWEKNITLGEPPGFLHSWWCVFWDLYCAAPDRREACEHSNEAKAFQDYSAVAAPSPVMGSMAPNDAMAAGPMAPGFFQGPPGSQQPPHNPNAPMMGPHVQPFMSPRFPGGPRPTLRMPSQPPVGLPGSQPLLPGTMEPSPRAQGHPSLGPMQRVTPPRGMASIGPQNYGGGMRPPPNSLAGPGLPTMNMGPGVRGPWASPSGNSIPYSSSSPGSYTGPPGGGGPPGTPIMPSPGDSTNSSENMYTIMNPIGPGAGRANFPLGPGPEGPMAAMSAMEPHHVNGSLGSGDMDGLPKSSPGAVAGLSNAPDDGEMAAAGTFLHPFPSESVSDCVDSPPAAASGRRGLAGRPRRGGRGARARP, encoded by the exons ATGTACGCCAAGGGGGGCAAGGGCTCGGCCGTGCCCTCCGACAGCCAGGCCCGCGAGAA GTTGGCGCTCTATGTGTACGAGTACCTGCTGCACGTCGGTGCCCAGAAGTCAGCCCAGACCTTTCTTTCCGAG ATCCGATGGGAGAAGAACATTACGCTGGGGGAGCCCCCAGGCTTCCTGCATTCCTGGTGGTG CGTGTTCTGGGACTTGTACTGTGCAGCACCTGACCGCAGAGAGGCGTGTGAGCACTCGAATGAGGCCAAGGCCTTCCAGGACTAC AGTGCTGTAGCGGCCCCCAGTCCTGTGATGGGGAGCATGGCCCCCAACGACGCGATGGCAGCAGGCCCCATGGCCCCCGGCTTCTTCCAG GGCCCCCCCGGCTCCCAGCAACCCCCCCACAACCCCAACGCCCCCATGATGGGGCCTCATGTTCAG CCCTTCATGTCACCGCGGTTCCCAGGGGGCCCCCGGCCCACCCTGCGGATGCCGAGTCAG CCTCCTGTGGGGCTccctggctcccagcccctcctccctggcaCCATGGAACCCTCCCCGCGTGCTCAGG gaCATCCTAGCCTGGGCCCGATGCAGAGAGTGACACCTCCACGGGGCATGGCCAGCATTGGACCCCAG AACTACGGAGGTGGCATGCGGCCCCCACCCAACTCCCTCGCTGGCCCGGGCCTGCCCACCATGAACAT GGGCCCTGGAGTGCGAGGCCCCTGGGCCAGCCCCAGTGGAAACTCG ATTCcctattcctcctcctcccccggcAGCTACACG GGACCCCCAGGAGGAGGTGGGCCCCCTGGAACACCCATCATGCCCAGCCCTGGAG ACTCCACCAACTCCAGCGAGAACATGTACACTATCATGAACCCTATTGGGCCGGGCGCCGGCAGGGCTAAT TTCCCGCTTGGCCCTGGTCCGGAGGGCCCCATGGCGGCCATGAGTGCGATGGAACCTCACCACGTGAACGGATCCCTGG GCTCGGGCGATATGGACGGGTTGCCGAAG AGCTCCCCCGGCGCCGTGGCCGGCCTGAGCAACGCCCCGGACGACGGTGAGATGGCGGCTGCCGGGACCTTCCTGCACCCGTTCCCGAGCGAAAGCGTAAGCGACTGCGTCGACTCCCCCCCCGCGGCGGCGTCGGGCCGGAGGGGCCTGGCGGGCAGGCCCCGGCGGGGCGGCCGGGGGGCAAGAGCAAGACCGTGA
- the SSBP4 gene encoding single-stranded DNA-binding protein 4 isoform X4: protein MYAKGGKGSAVPSDSQAREKLALYVYEYLLHVGAQKSAQTFLSEIRWEKNITLGEPPGFLHSWWCVFWDLYCAAPDRREACEHSNEAKAFQDYSAVAAPSPVMGSMAPNDAMAAGPMAPGFFQPPVGLPGSQPLLPGTMEPSPRAQGHPSLGPMQRVTPPRGMASIGPQNYGGGMRPPPNSLAGPGLPTMNMGPGVRGPWASPSGNSIPYSSSSPGSYTGPPGGGGPPGTPIMPSPGDSTNSSENMYTIMNPIGPGAGRANFPLGPGPEGPMAAMSAMEPHHVNGSLGSGDMDGLPKSSPGAVAGLSNAPDDGEMAAAGTFLHPFPSESVSDCVDSPPAAASGRRGLAGRPRRGGRGARARP from the exons ATGTACGCCAAGGGGGGCAAGGGCTCGGCCGTGCCCTCCGACAGCCAGGCCCGCGAGAA GTTGGCGCTCTATGTGTACGAGTACCTGCTGCACGTCGGTGCCCAGAAGTCAGCCCAGACCTTTCTTTCCGAG ATCCGATGGGAGAAGAACATTACGCTGGGGGAGCCCCCAGGCTTCCTGCATTCCTGGTGGTG CGTGTTCTGGGACTTGTACTGTGCAGCACCTGACCGCAGAGAGGCGTGTGAGCACTCGAATGAGGCCAAGGCCTTCCAGGACTAC AGTGCTGTAGCGGCCCCCAGTCCTGTGATGGGGAGCATGGCCCCCAACGACGCGATGGCAGCAGGCCCCATGGCCCCCGGCTTCTTCCAG CCTCCTGTGGGGCTccctggctcccagcccctcctccctggcaCCATGGAACCCTCCCCGCGTGCTCAGG gaCATCCTAGCCTGGGCCCGATGCAGAGAGTGACACCTCCACGGGGCATGGCCAGCATTGGACCCCAG AACTACGGAGGTGGCATGCGGCCCCCACCCAACTCCCTCGCTGGCCCGGGCCTGCCCACCATGAACAT GGGCCCTGGAGTGCGAGGCCCCTGGGCCAGCCCCAGTGGAAACTCG ATTCcctattcctcctcctcccccggcAGCTACACG GGACCCCCAGGAGGAGGTGGGCCCCCTGGAACACCCATCATGCCCAGCCCTGGAG ACTCCACCAACTCCAGCGAGAACATGTACACTATCATGAACCCTATTGGGCCGGGCGCCGGCAGGGCTAAT TTCCCGCTTGGCCCTGGTCCGGAGGGCCCCATGGCGGCCATGAGTGCGATGGAACCTCACCACGTGAACGGATCCCTGG GCTCGGGCGATATGGACGGGTTGCCGAAG AGCTCCCCCGGCGCCGTGGCCGGCCTGAGCAACGCCCCGGACGACGGTGAGATGGCGGCTGCCGGGACCTTCCTGCACCCGTTCCCGAGCGAAAGCGTAAGCGACTGCGTCGACTCCCCCCCCGCGGCGGCGTCGGGCCGGAGGGGCCTGGCGGGCAGGCCCCGGCGGGGCGGCCGGGGGGCAAGAGCAAGACCGTGA